Proteins encoded within one genomic window of Arachis ipaensis cultivar K30076 chromosome B08, Araip1.1, whole genome shotgun sequence:
- the LOC110265650 gene encoding probable NAD(P)H dehydrogenase (quinone) FQR1-like 1, whose product MYGHVEKLAQEIKKGAASVEGVEVKIWQVPETLPEKVLGKMGAPPKTDAPIITADKLATADGFVFGFPTKFGMMPAQFKAFLDSTGGLWRTQQLAGKPAGIFYSTGSQGGEQETTALTAITQLVHHEMIFVPIGYTFGAGMFEMENVKDGSPYGAGTYAGDGSRQPSQLELDQAFHQGKYLASITKKLKKEQAA is encoded by the exons ATGTATGGACATGTTGAGAAGCTAGCACAAGAAATCAAGAAAGGCGCTGCTTCGGTAGAAGGCGTTGAGGTCAAAATATGGCAG GTGCCTGAGACACTGCCAGAAAAAGTGCTTGGTAAGATGGGTGCACCACCAAAGACTGATGCACCAATCATCACCGCCGACAAGCTGGCCACGGCTGATGGTTTTGTCTTTGGCTTCCCTACTAAATTCGGGATGATGCCTGCTCAATTTAAGGCTTTCCTAGATTCCACCGGAGGTCTATGGAGGACACAACAGCTTGCAGGCAAGCCAGCCGGAATCTTCTATAGCACCGGTTCCCAGGGCGGCGAACAAGAGACGACAGC GCTTACTGCTATCACTCAGCTTGTGCATCATGAAATGATATTCGTTCCGATCGGATACACATTTGGTGCCGGCATGTTTGAGATGGAGAACGTGAAAGATGGAAGCCCATACGGGGCCGGAACTTATGCCGGTGATGGCTCAAGGCAGCCATCTCAGCTTGAGTTGGACCAAGCATTCCACCAAGGAAAGTACCTTGCATCCATCACAAAGAAGCTCAAGAAGGAACAAGCTGCATAA